A single Actinomadura algeriensis DNA region contains:
- a CDS encoding ABC transporter substrate-binding protein, whose protein sequence is MRNMMRRLAVAGALVLGLSTTAACGDDEPAQESSGAAGGAFPVTITHKLGKATIESEPERIVTLGEVDQDTLLALGVQPVGMTELTGVQDDGFAPWSAPKLTGEKPKLLTAGESGFNLEEIAALRPDLILAGGDFWIDKEYDKLSRLAPTVAYQTGPAEDSWQQITVQAATAVGRKADGEKLVEDVEAKIAAVKTEHPELEGKGVAFTSVMPSGNIAVMKSPDDTSVKLLNQFGMALPEPLAKLPGEGFAAELSMEKVSVLDVDVLISHYNDDPATQKKIEESELFSTLDVVKRGSYVPINLQEFWVLRTPTPLAVPYLIDNVVPKIAEAASKAESA, encoded by the coding sequence ATGCGCAACATGATGCGGCGGCTGGCCGTCGCGGGCGCGCTCGTCCTCGGCCTGAGCACGACGGCCGCGTGCGGCGACGACGAACCCGCCCAGGAATCGTCCGGCGCCGCCGGCGGAGCCTTCCCGGTCACGATCACCCACAAGCTCGGCAAGGCGACCATCGAGTCCGAGCCCGAGCGCATCGTCACCCTCGGCGAGGTCGACCAGGACACGCTTCTGGCCCTCGGCGTCCAGCCCGTGGGGATGACCGAGCTGACCGGCGTGCAGGACGACGGCTTCGCCCCGTGGAGCGCGCCGAAGCTCACGGGGGAGAAGCCGAAGCTGCTGACGGCGGGCGAGTCCGGGTTCAACCTCGAGGAGATCGCGGCGCTGCGTCCCGACCTGATCCTCGCGGGCGGCGACTTCTGGATCGACAAGGAGTACGACAAGCTCTCCCGGCTCGCGCCGACCGTCGCCTACCAGACCGGGCCCGCCGAGGACTCCTGGCAGCAGATCACCGTGCAGGCCGCCACGGCCGTCGGCCGCAAGGCCGACGGCGAGAAGCTCGTCGAGGACGTCGAGGCGAAGATCGCCGCGGTGAAGACCGAGCACCCCGAGCTCGAGGGCAAGGGGGTCGCGTTCACCAGCGTGATGCCGTCCGGGAACATCGCCGTGATGAAGTCCCCGGACGACACCAGCGTCAAGCTGCTGAACCAGTTCGGCATGGCGCTGCCCGAGCCGCTCGCCAAGCTGCCGGGTGAGGGCTTCGCCGCCGAGCTGAGCATGGAGAAGGTGTCCGTCCTGGACGTCGACGTGCTGATCAGCCACTACAACGACGACCCCGCGACGCAGAAGAAGATCGAGGAGAGCGAGCTGTTCTCCACCCTGGACGTCGTCAAGCGCGGCTCCTACGTCCCGATCAACCTGCAGGAGTTCTGGGTGCTGCGCACCCCGACGCCGCTCGCCGTCCCGTACCTGATCGACAACGTCGTCCCGAAGATCGCCGAAGCGGCCTCGAAGGCCGAGTCCGCCTGA
- a CDS encoding lysine N(6)-hydroxylase/L-ornithine N(5)-oxygenase family protein — protein sequence MPEERMQTPVHDVVGVGFGPSNLALAVALEEEHGPGVDAVFFERQAEFGWHKGMLIDGATMQVHFLKDLVSLRNPSSRYSFLSYLHGKGRLVDFVNHKTMFPTRVEFHDYLEWTAAAFAGRVRYRSEVVALKPHDDATLAVVVRRDDELETHLARNVVIGAGLEPVLPEGVRAGDRIWHSEDLLTRLAERPGWDPRRVVVVGAGQSAAEAVEYVHRTYPNTEVCAVFARYGYSPADDSSFANRIFDPEAVEHYYAAPDEVKRMLMDYSRNTNYSVVDLDLIDELYRRAYAEKVAGVQRLRILNVSRVLDVREDPDAVRMRVGFLPTGESADLDADAVVYATGYRERDPFALLGEVGKDCVTGPDGRLAMERDYRVATEPGSDWNVYLQGATEHSHGIASSLLSMTAVRTGDIVRSIARRSAPVAQEA from the coding sequence ATGCCGGAGGAGCGTATGCAGACCCCCGTCCATGACGTCGTGGGCGTCGGGTTCGGTCCCTCCAACCTTGCGCTCGCAGTGGCGCTGGAGGAGGAGCACGGACCCGGCGTGGACGCCGTGTTCTTCGAACGACAGGCCGAGTTCGGCTGGCACAAGGGAATGCTGATCGACGGCGCCACCATGCAGGTCCACTTCCTCAAGGACCTGGTGTCGCTGCGCAATCCGTCCAGCCGCTACTCCTTCCTGTCCTACCTGCACGGCAAGGGCCGCCTGGTCGACTTCGTCAACCACAAGACGATGTTCCCGACCCGGGTGGAGTTCCACGACTACCTGGAATGGACGGCCGCCGCGTTCGCCGGCCGGGTCCGCTATCGCTCCGAGGTCGTCGCGCTGAAGCCGCACGACGACGCGACCCTCGCGGTCGTCGTGCGGCGCGACGACGAGCTCGAGACCCATCTCGCGCGCAACGTCGTCATCGGCGCCGGGCTCGAACCCGTCCTCCCCGAGGGCGTGCGGGCCGGCGACCGGATCTGGCACAGCGAGGACCTGCTGACCCGGCTCGCCGAGCGGCCCGGCTGGGACCCGCGCCGCGTCGTCGTGGTCGGCGCCGGGCAGAGCGCCGCCGAGGCCGTCGAGTACGTCCACCGGACCTACCCGAACACCGAGGTGTGCGCGGTGTTCGCCCGGTACGGGTACTCGCCCGCCGACGACAGTTCGTTCGCCAACCGCATCTTCGACCCGGAGGCCGTCGAGCACTACTACGCGGCGCCGGACGAGGTGAAGCGGATGCTGATGGACTACTCCCGCAACACCAACTACTCCGTCGTGGACCTCGACCTCATCGACGAGCTGTACCGCCGCGCGTACGCGGAGAAGGTCGCGGGCGTGCAGCGGCTCCGGATCCTCAACGTCTCGCGCGTCCTGGACGTGCGCGAGGACCCGGACGCGGTGCGGATGCGGGTCGGGTTCCTGCCGACCGGGGAGTCCGCCGACCTGGACGCCGACGCGGTCGTCTACGCGACCGGCTACCGCGAACGCGACCCGTTCGCGTTGCTCGGCGAGGTCGGCAAGGACTGCGTGACCGGCCCCGACGGCCGCCTCGCCATGGAGCGCGACTACCGGGTCGCCACCGAGCCCGGCAGCGACTGGAACGTCTACCTGCAGGGCGCCACCGAGCACAGCCACGGCATCGCCTCGTCGCTGCTGTCGATGACGGCGGTGCGCACCGGCGACATCGTCCGGTCGATCGCCCGCCGCTCCGCACCCGTCGCCCAGGAGGCGTGA
- a CDS encoding MbtH family protein → MSNPFDDADGTFLVLVNDEGQHSLWPAFADVPGGWTAAFGPAARPECVEYVTRNWTDIRPRSLSG, encoded by the coding sequence ATGTCCAACCCGTTCGACGACGCCGACGGGACGTTCCTCGTCCTGGTCAACGACGAGGGCCAGCACTCGCTGTGGCCCGCGTTCGCCGACGTGCCGGGCGGCTGGACGGCCGCGTTCGGCCCCGCCGCCCGCCCGGAGTGCGTCGAGTACGTCACGCGGAACTGGACGGACATCCGTCCGCGCTCACTGAGCGGCTGA